A single window of Mesoplodon densirostris isolate mMesDen1 chromosome 13, mMesDen1 primary haplotype, whole genome shotgun sequence DNA harbors:
- the UBE2W gene encoding ubiquitin-conjugating enzyme E2 W: MASMQKRLQKELLALQNDPPPGMTLNEKSVQNSITQWIVDMEGAPGTLYEGEKFQLLFKFSSRYPFDSPQVMFTGENIPVHPHVYSNGHICLSILTEDWSPALSVQSVCLSIISMLSSCKEKRRPPDNSFYVRTCNKNPKKTKWWYHDDTC, from the exons AAACGACTACAGAAAGAACTGTTGGCTTTGCAAAATGACCCACCTCCCGGAATGACTTTAAATGAAAAGAGTGTTCAAAATTCAATTACACA gtGGATTGTAGATATGGAAGGTGCACCAGGTACCTTATATGAAGGGGAAAAATTTCAACTTCTATTTAAGTTTAGTAGTCGATATCCTTTTGACTCTCCTCAG gtCATGTTTACTGGTGAAAATATTCCTGTTCATCCTCATGTTTATAGCAATGGTCatatctgtttatccattctaacaGAAGACTGGTCCCCAGCGCTCTCAGTCCAATCAGTTTGTCTTAGCATTATTAGCATGCTTTCCAGCTGCAAAGAAAAG AGACGACCACCAGATAATTCTTTTTATGTTCGAACATGTAACAagaatccaaagaaaacaaaatggtggTATCATG ATGATACTTGTTGA